The following proteins are encoded in a genomic region of Fundidesulfovibrio soli:
- a CDS encoding DEAD/DEAH box helicase has protein sequence MSDGYFSELLPQLGHRSKLATINRLGFSNVPLRMFLAEAFSSPFGESGSFLADPTFEAVFGWRQAEPTMLKLAGGLLTTGLVEAMDAPPKELLKDYRFAKGLHPYLHQLEAWRVLSQPQPQSVIVASGTGSGKTECFMVPILDRLVRLREETKGRLIGVRALFLYPLNALINSQRDRLRAWTHAFRGDIRFCLYNGNTPEQMPQRQRKENPNEVLDREELRSTPPPILVTNATMLEYMLVRTNDKPILDESQGKLEWVVLDEAHTYVGSQAAELALLIRRVLIAFGVSPENVRFVATSATIGDPEGKGGERLRQFLAEAAGVNLDRVHLISGERHVPSLPGGKSKRRDSLEALWRVDKEAECSKVRYRVLTEHQIARALRDLFVSGRKCPPVARLSDVTQVVHGDVQPSPEGQREALQWLDLLSSTSDANGDCYLPLRAHLFHQTLSGLWACANGACSTKVGTALDNPDWHFGQVYFGPRKHCQCGSPAYEVVSCDECGEVYLLGGEAGGYLTHFQSSQAVDEFELEVEAESGEEEEGLDEGTAVSAPQHKVLIVNRTSSRPDSLLGEIDIDPVNRRITEVGADTLRLMVREAEVSGIGCPLCGGSETSRKMLLKPGRIGAPFLLGNILPTMLEYAPDGDRPADHPYRGRRLLTFNDSRQGAARMAAKLQQDAERGRIRSLIYHIAIQQGRHQASEAVARLKVEIDQLTTIQNQSPNDALASMIATKEAELAVLAKPKPTPFYELAQRLADQGSDFERMLKYYKKFAPDIFGSVNGPAELARLFLVREFGRRPKRQNNLETMGLVAVSYPALENIREIPSEVERATGFTAGDWCNFLKLCMDFFVRSGGSLSIPITWRRWLGVPYPQSWIVGRDEPNTGLYQRRWPRAKRSGLQNSLVKLLVHALRADIQTAEGEDRVDTVLHYAWEVLIGAGLFEMAADGRVTSLGQLAFSPQASAWICPVTRRFLDTTLKGLSPYLPREIKGRPSICTKVDLPLYDEPFSGTYDDLDRMRRGREWLARQAAIDPLRQEGVWSDLNDRVIELVPFFTAAEHSAQQDSSTLSLYERAFKSGDLNLLSCSTTMEMGIDIGGMAMVTMNNVPPHPANYLQRAGRAGRRREARSVSMTLCKTNPHDQAVFSNSRWAFDTPLPAPQVSLDSKLIVQRHVNSFLLTQFLAQRLVAAHQDKTKLTSGWFFNDPSEPAANFIAWCRAFNPTISASVCAGLEWLVKHSVYEGYQSESLTRQAADAMELVSQGWLAEWKALETQEEDIRRSGGNDDPAFKAVTIHKSRLAGEYLLRELATKGFLPGYGFPSHISSFDNLTVDKLKKIKTDAGREDNRYRRRELASRDKVTALREYAPGSEVVMDGLVYRSAGITLNWHSPASLQEVREIQDIRLAWRCHRCGASGSSHSLDISQHCQACGTTIKSDNIKEFLDPAGFAVDLYESPHNDVTRQHFVPPESPWISARGDWRLLPNPSLGRFRATSRGHIFHQSRGIYGTGYALCLACGRAEPMGVSGTLPSAFLRPHRKLRGGRAEDPICPGSYDPWKIKPRLTLGCESITDVLELQLKTEDGIWLQDRAAAMTLATALRDAVAEWLGVQANEFGCDIKESSPEPGTRCQSILIYDHHSAGYASSADRFIDDIFSIARSHLLCKANCDSACPQCILDFDQRFQADSLDRHAALRVLSESWLSTLSLPVELAYFGVNSRAEYSPLAEAIIREAMHAEGLTIRLFAGGDTTEWDIGISPLRQLVYRLAGSGWKITIVLPEEAVERADAADRHFLASLADHPTVNVLAVSALLVVNGGHVIAEVNNNHKSVKWAYGESLAMSFGPTWGMASLPLVKSSDSSTLVLNGRSLEPNALRPPNIDTGDRELVVHHECDGLLEGFGERFWSLLTAGHAESHRLLTAPRTHITHVRYEDRYLFTPLSVAILAELVEGIWSTVGRDRWSNPQFEIITTGQRSFGENFSSRTVWTDWTEIEIRDQAIKHTFQCKGIEATMRVVDKTATKHGRLLEIDFNTGARLSLRFDQGVSYWRASSGSVNRLASRFNFDLDPAEQGEIIADMQVHVEGNKWPTEIFTKVRSSQSDVQN, from the coding sequence ATGAGCGATGGCTACTTTTCCGAACTGTTGCCCCAACTGGGCCACAGATCCAAGCTGGCAACCATCAATAGGTTAGGTTTTTCCAATGTTCCTCTAAGAATGTTTCTCGCAGAGGCCTTTTCAAGTCCCTTCGGCGAAAGTGGCAGTTTCCTGGCAGATCCAACTTTCGAGGCGGTGTTCGGCTGGCGCCAAGCGGAACCCACCATGCTTAAGCTTGCGGGAGGACTTCTGACAACTGGTCTCGTTGAGGCCATGGACGCCCCCCCCAAGGAGCTTTTGAAAGACTACCGCTTCGCTAAAGGGTTGCATCCATATCTGCATCAGCTAGAAGCATGGAGAGTCTTGTCTCAACCTCAGCCTCAATCGGTAATAGTTGCCAGTGGTACCGGATCTGGCAAGACTGAATGTTTCATGGTCCCTATTCTCGACAGGCTAGTAAGACTTCGTGAAGAAACAAAAGGGCGATTGATAGGAGTGCGTGCCCTATTTCTTTATCCATTAAATGCATTGATCAACAGCCAGAGGGATCGCTTGCGGGCATGGACACATGCTTTTAGGGGTGACATTCGTTTCTGCTTGTACAATGGAAATACACCAGAACAGATGCCGCAGCGCCAACGCAAAGAAAACCCTAACGAGGTCCTGGATCGCGAGGAACTTCGTTCCACACCTCCACCAATTTTGGTCACCAATGCCACCATGTTGGAATACATGCTGGTAAGAACCAATGACAAACCAATACTGGATGAATCGCAGGGCAAGCTCGAGTGGGTCGTACTTGATGAGGCGCATACCTATGTTGGCTCCCAGGCGGCAGAACTTGCGTTGCTCATTCGTCGTGTGCTCATTGCCTTCGGGGTAAGCCCTGAGAATGTAAGATTCGTTGCTACTTCGGCTACGATTGGTGATCCCGAGGGTAAGGGAGGGGAGCGGCTTAGACAATTTCTTGCCGAGGCAGCAGGAGTGAATCTGGATCGGGTCCACCTTATTTCAGGAGAACGCCACGTTCCAAGTCTGCCCGGGGGGAAATCAAAGCGCCGAGATTCTCTTGAGGCGCTTTGGCGGGTTGATAAGGAAGCTGAATGCTCGAAAGTACGATACCGAGTTCTAACAGAACACCAAATAGCCCGCGCCTTACGCGATCTCTTCGTGAGTGGCAGGAAATGTCCTCCGGTCGCCCGATTGTCGGATGTTACCCAAGTTGTTCATGGCGACGTTCAACCCAGTCCGGAAGGCCAGCGGGAAGCCCTCCAATGGCTAGACCTACTCTCGTCTACCAGTGACGCCAATGGAGACTGCTATTTACCATTGCGAGCACATCTATTTCATCAGACGCTCTCCGGGCTATGGGCGTGTGCCAATGGCGCTTGCTCTACCAAGGTGGGAACCGCGTTGGATAATCCGGATTGGCATTTCGGGCAGGTGTATTTCGGCCCAAGGAAGCATTGCCAATGCGGTAGTCCAGCATACGAAGTCGTCTCCTGCGATGAATGCGGCGAAGTCTACTTGTTAGGTGGGGAGGCTGGAGGGTATTTAACGCATTTTCAATCCTCCCAGGCTGTTGATGAGTTCGAGCTCGAAGTCGAGGCAGAATCTGGAGAAGAGGAAGAAGGACTTGACGAGGGTACGGCCGTATCTGCCCCGCAACACAAAGTCCTCATCGTCAACAGGACATCCTCCAGGCCAGACAGCCTCCTTGGCGAAATCGATATTGATCCAGTTAACAGGCGCATTACCGAAGTAGGCGCAGACACCCTGCGTTTGATGGTCCGAGAGGCCGAAGTCTCGGGCATTGGATGCCCCCTCTGCGGAGGGAGTGAGACAAGCCGTAAAATGCTCCTAAAGCCGGGACGCATTGGTGCCCCTTTCCTTCTTGGCAATATATTGCCGACCATGCTGGAATACGCACCTGATGGAGATAGACCTGCCGACCATCCGTATCGGGGGCGGCGACTGTTGACATTCAACGACAGTCGCCAAGGTGCAGCACGCATGGCTGCTAAATTGCAGCAAGATGCGGAACGTGGGAGAATAAGAAGTCTCATCTATCATATCGCGATCCAGCAGGGACGACATCAGGCGAGCGAGGCAGTAGCAAGACTTAAAGTCGAAATCGACCAACTCACGACTATTCAAAATCAGTCGCCCAATGATGCTTTAGCCTCCATGATAGCCACTAAGGAGGCTGAGCTTGCTGTGCTTGCTAAGCCTAAGCCAACTCCATTTTATGAGCTTGCACAACGACTTGCCGACCAAGGAAGCGACTTTGAGCGTATGCTTAAGTATTATAAGAAGTTCGCTCCAGATATTTTTGGTAGTGTAAACGGTCCTGCTGAGTTAGCGCGTTTATTTTTAGTGCGGGAATTTGGACGACGCCCGAAGCGTCAGAATAACCTTGAAACGATGGGGTTGGTTGCGGTTAGCTACCCCGCCCTGGAAAATATCCGGGAGATTCCGTCAGAAGTTGAGCGAGCCACGGGCTTCACGGCTGGAGACTGGTGCAATTTTCTCAAATTATGCATGGATTTCTTCGTTCGCTCAGGAGGGTCACTGTCCATTCCAATTACTTGGCGCCGTTGGCTTGGGGTTCCGTATCCCCAAAGCTGGATTGTTGGACGTGACGAGCCTAATACTGGTTTATACCAGCGTCGGTGGCCAAGGGCAAAGCGGAGCGGTTTGCAGAATTCCCTGGTCAAACTCCTTGTGCATGCCCTGCGAGCGGATATCCAGACGGCAGAGGGGGAAGACCGCGTGGATACCGTTCTGCACTATGCGTGGGAGGTTCTCATTGGTGCAGGATTATTTGAGATGGCCGCAGATGGGCGGGTTACCTCCTTGGGGCAGCTTGCATTTTCCCCTCAAGCTAGCGCTTGGATATGTCCGGTCACACGACGCTTTTTGGATACTACACTCAAAGGATTGTCGCCCTATTTGCCACGTGAGATAAAAGGAAGACCTTCCATTTGCACGAAGGTCGATCTTCCATTGTATGATGAGCCATTCAGCGGCACATATGACGACCTCGACAGGATGCGCAGGGGACGCGAGTGGTTGGCAAGACAGGCGGCGATCGATCCGCTCCGACAAGAAGGTGTTTGGTCGGACCTTAATGATCGTGTGATCGAACTGGTTCCCTTCTTCACTGCAGCAGAGCATTCAGCACAGCAAGATTCATCCACCTTGAGCTTGTATGAACGGGCCTTCAAATCCGGCGACCTGAACCTGCTCTCGTGCTCCACTACTATGGAGATGGGCATCGACATTGGCGGCATGGCAATGGTGACTATGAATAACGTGCCGCCCCATCCGGCAAACTACCTTCAACGCGCTGGTCGTGCTGGTCGTCGCCGAGAAGCTCGCTCTGTCTCTATGACCCTGTGCAAAACAAACCCACATGACCAAGCGGTCTTCAGCAACAGTCGCTGGGCATTTGATACACCCCTTCCTGCGCCGCAAGTGTCGCTCGACAGCAAGCTGATTGTACAGCGCCACGTTAATTCCTTCTTACTTACTCAGTTTCTCGCACAACGACTTGTTGCTGCCCATCAGGACAAAACTAAACTAACTAGTGGTTGGTTTTTCAATGATCCATCGGAGCCAGCAGCCAACTTCATCGCCTGGTGCCGCGCCTTTAATCCGACCATCTCCGCCTCTGTATGCGCGGGTCTCGAATGGCTGGTTAAGCACAGCGTATATGAGGGGTATCAATCGGAGAGTTTGACTCGTCAGGCTGCGGACGCAATGGAGCTGGTGAGTCAGGGGTGGCTGGCGGAGTGGAAGGCCCTGGAAACGCAGGAGGAAGATATCCGAAGGTCTGGAGGAAATGATGATCCAGCCTTCAAAGCCGTCACTATACACAAGTCGCGTTTGGCTGGCGAGTACCTGCTTCGTGAGCTAGCAACGAAAGGGTTCCTTCCTGGCTATGGTTTTCCGTCGCACATTTCCAGTTTCGACAACCTCACTGTCGATAAGCTTAAGAAAATCAAAACGGACGCGGGACGGGAGGATAATCGTTATCGTCGGCGTGAACTTGCAAGCCGCGATAAGGTGACGGCACTCCGGGAGTATGCGCCTGGTTCCGAAGTGGTAATGGATGGACTTGTGTACCGCTCGGCTGGAATCACTCTGAATTGGCACTCCCCAGCCTCCCTACAAGAGGTACGCGAAATACAGGATATCCGTCTCGCTTGGCGCTGCCACCGTTGTGGGGCCAGTGGTTCGAGTCATAGTTTGGATATAAGCCAACATTGCCAGGCATGCGGCACGACCATCAAGTCTGATAATATTAAGGAATTCCTAGACCCTGCAGGATTTGCGGTAGATTTATACGAATCTCCTCATAATGACGTAACACGACAGCACTTCGTGCCCCCCGAATCGCCTTGGATCAGTGCCAGGGGTGACTGGCGTCTGCTGCCCAATCCTAGCCTAGGCCGCTTTCGCGCCACGTCCCGTGGGCACATTTTCCACCAATCTCGTGGAATCTATGGGACAGGGTATGCCCTATGTCTAGCCTGTGGTCGTGCGGAGCCTATGGGCGTGAGCGGAACGCTTCCCTCTGCCTTCCTTCGGCCTCACCGCAAACTTCGTGGCGGGAGGGCTGAAGACCCCATATGCCCAGGAAGCTATGACCCTTGGAAAATCAAGCCTCGGCTTACCCTCGGCTGTGAATCGATTACTGATGTCTTGGAACTTCAATTAAAAACGGAGGATGGTATCTGGTTGCAGGATAGGGCTGCAGCGATGACGCTGGCAACGGCACTTCGCGACGCCGTGGCGGAATGGTTGGGGGTTCAGGCCAATGAATTTGGCTGCGACATCAAAGAATCTTCCCCAGAACCCGGAACAAGATGTCAGTCGATCCTGATTTACGATCATCACTCGGCTGGATATGCATCCAGTGCCGATCGATTTATAGATGATATCTTCTCTATCGCGAGGTCACACCTCTTGTGTAAGGCCAACTGCGATAGTGCCTGCCCCCAATGCATTTTAGATTTTGACCAGCGATTCCAGGCCGATAGTTTGGATCGGCATGCCGCCCTTCGGGTGCTTTCGGAAAGCTGGTTAAGTACATTATCACTCCCAGTAGAGCTGGCATATTTCGGGGTCAATTCTCGCGCCGAATATAGTCCTCTGGCAGAAGCTATCATACGTGAAGCAATGCACGCAGAAGGTTTAACCATCCGTTTGTTTGCAGGCGGGGACACAACCGAGTGGGATATTGGAATTTCACCGTTGCGCCAGTTGGTCTACCGTCTTGCCGGTAGCGGCTGGAAGATTACAATCGTACTCCCGGAGGAGGCTGTTGAAAGAGCAGACGCAGCCGACCGTCATTTCCTCGCCAGCCTCGCGGATCATCCAACAGTCAATGTGCTTGCCGTTTCCGCTTTGCTCGTCGTCAACGGTGGTCATGTGATTGCGGAGGTAAACAACAACCACAAGAGTGTTAAGTGGGCATATGGGGAGAGTCTTGCGATGTCGTTCGGTCCCACATGGGGTATGGCGTCGCTCCCTCTAGTCAAGAGCAGCGACTCCTCCACCTTGGTCTTAAATGGACGGTCACTTGAGCCAAACGCCTTACGCCCTCCCAACATTGATACTGGGGATAGAGAGTTGGTCGTTCACCACGAGTGCGATGGTTTATTGGAGGGATTTGGCGAACGGTTCTGGTCGCTCCTAACAGCTGGGCATGCAGAATCGCATAGGTTACTTACTGCCCCCCGGACCCATATAACCCATGTGCGCTACGAGGACCGTTATCTTTTTACTCCATTGTCGGTCGCTATTTTGGCCGAGTTGGTCGAAGGTATATGGTCGACAGTTGGGCGGGACAGGTGGTCTAATCCACAATTTGAAATAATCACAACCGGCCAGAGGAGTTTCGGCGAAAACTTTTCTTCCCGAACCGTATGGACTGATTGGACAGAGATTGAGATTAGAGATCAAGCAATCAAGCATACTTTTCAGTGCAAGGGGATTGAAGCAACCATGCGTGTAGTCGACAAAACGGCTACGAAGCATGGTCGACTATTGGAGATTGATTTCAATACAGGAGCGCGTCTAAGCCTCAGGTTCGACCAGGGCGTCTCTTATTGGCGTGCGTCCTCAGGATCTGTCAATAGGTTAGCCAGCCGCTTCAATTTTGATCTTGATCCTGCAGAGCAAGGTGAAATAATAGCGGATATGCAAGTACATGTTGAAGGAAATAAATGGCCGACAGAGATTTTTACAAAAGTAAGAAGTTCTCAATCAGATGTACAAAATTGA